A genomic window from Exiguobacterium acetylicum DSM 20416 includes:
- a CDS encoding ketopantoate reductase family protein, whose amino-acid sequence MNMLVVGAGAVGGYFGGRLAEQGEQVTFLVRPNRYEQLQKTGLHITSPHGDIAITPQLITRDMRPDRAFDVILLSTKAYHLDDVLQDLAPFVSSETYIIPLLNGMQHIRRLTEVFGEDRVLGGLCFIESTLDAEGRILQTSPSHRLLFGSRTGKPTARLEEIAACFAKAKAPMTYSMHIMDDMWQKYLFISTFAGVTTLFRSAIGPIRQEAVGRQMILDVMKEAKQAMEEQGAVFNDDVEAVLLKQMHGMENTMKSSMLRDMEKGQPVEVEHFFSALLKPSTTDQMNALKLVEANLRMYLKTIK is encoded by the coding sequence ATGAACATGTTAGTTGTAGGTGCAGGGGCAGTTGGAGGATATTTCGGAGGTCGTCTTGCTGAGCAAGGAGAACAGGTGACCTTCCTTGTCCGTCCGAATCGATATGAACAACTACAAAAAACAGGACTACACATCACTAGTCCTCATGGTGATATCGCGATTACACCTCAGTTGATAACACGAGACATGCGACCGGATCGTGCATTTGATGTCATCTTGCTTTCGACGAAAGCCTATCACTTAGATGACGTCCTACAGGACCTTGCGCCATTCGTTTCGAGCGAGACGTACATCATTCCTTTGTTGAACGGCATGCAACACATACGACGGTTAACAGAAGTCTTTGGAGAAGATCGAGTACTAGGAGGTCTTTGCTTCATTGAGTCGACGCTTGATGCAGAAGGGCGCATTTTACAGACAAGCCCGTCCCATCGGCTGTTGTTTGGTTCACGAACCGGTAAACCAACAGCGCGTCTAGAGGAGATCGCAGCGTGTTTTGCGAAAGCGAAGGCACCAATGACGTACTCGATGCATATCATGGATGACATGTGGCAAAAGTATCTCTTCATTTCGACATTCGCCGGCGTGACGACGCTATTTCGCTCAGCTATTGGTCCGATTCGGCAAGAAGCTGTCGGGCGTCAAATGATCCTAGACGTCATGAAGGAAGCGAAACAGGCGATGGAAGAACAAGGCGCAGTCTTTAATGACGATGTAGAAGCGGTGCTGTTGAAACAGATGCATGGAATGGAAAACACGATGAAATCGTCGATGTTACGGGACATGGAAAAGGGTCAGCCCGTCGAAGTGGAACATTTTTTCAGTGCGTTATTGAAGCCTTCTACGACTGATCAGATGAATGCCTTGAAATTAGTCGAAGCGAATCTGCGCATGTATCTCAAAACGATTAAATAG